The Ciconia boyciana chromosome 4, ASM3463844v1, whole genome shotgun sequence DNA window CTTTGTGACTGATAAGGATGCAAAGCTCAGGGTCCAGGATGTTGGAGGGGGTTGGTGGAACTATGCCAACTGATGGGGCAatgtgcaggggaagggaattGGGAAGGAACAAAGGCAGGGTAGACAGAAAGGAGTATAAAAGGGGCTGGTTGCATGTAAAATGGGGCCAGTCAGCACACTTTTCTGGctgagccctgtgcctgatcactgcagtctgtcctatcttcttattaaatcttttcttaactATCTCTGCATAATCTCACTCTCTATCCCGTGTGTACGTGTGCTGCAAGGAGTAATTATCAGCTCCTTGTGagacctctgtgtgtgtgtgtgagtggattgggtgccagcaactggagtcagACCAGGGGCGTAGGTGCCCCACGGCCTGTGGTGTCAGCTACTGGAGCAAGTGGGGTCCCAGTGCCAGCTATTGGAGTGGGTGGGGATTTCAGCTGCCAGCCACTGGGGTGGGAACAGTGTGTGTCCCCAAAACCAGCTACGGGGAGGGACTGGAGTGGGTGAGGCGAGTGAGAGGCTCAGCGCCACTGGCCGGAGCTGGACTAGCTGGCGAGTAGGAGACGCTGGGTCCAGGCATGGGTATCAGGTGGGGCAGAGGGTCCGTGCTGGTATCTGGGGGGAATCCATGAGTGTGGAGTGTCTTTGAGATGAGTGTGTGAGTGCTGCATGCTTGTAGCAAGGTCCCGTCAGGTCCCATGGACctgtgtatgttcaggttcctcacgTGGTCTTGAACCGGATCGTTTCCTACGATGGGAGGGACTTtgttcccccagtccctgccttgaggttcagggacttgagagatgtgggaacagtgattgccagtgaaaacggaggcaaaacaaaatcgttgagtacctcagccttcccCAAGTCGGTTGTCACTAGAGCTCCTGTCTTATTTATTGGGGGGGGTGGCATGGGGGTGGTGTACGTTTTctttagtcttccttttctggccaacgcacctgtagaagcccttcttatgattcttcacatcccttgccaaattcagctccagctgtgccttagctttcctgatcccatccctacacacccgggcagcatccctatattcttcccaggacgcgtgtccctgcttccactcactatgcatttccttcttgcgCTTCAGCTCGACCAGAAGGTccttactcagccatgctggtctcctgccttccttgcctgatttcttacgCATGGGAatcgagagctcttgtgctctacGAAAAACgtccttaaagagctgccagctcccttctgctcctttatccccgagggcagtttcccagggaggtCCCATCCACGAGTTCTTGAAACACCTGAAAGTTCgctctcctaaaattcagggtcctgactctACTCTTCGCCTGGCCCATATCCCTCAAGATTGTGAATTCCACcagggcatgatcactgcagcccaggctgccaccAATCTTGACCTCTCCAATTAGTTGATCTGTGTTGGTGAGCAACAGGTCTAGTAACGCTTCTCCCCTGGTTGGGCTGTTTGTCACCTGGATTAAAAAGgtatcctcaatgcactccaggagtctcctggactgtgtacagcttgctgtgctgcttttccagcagatgtcagcGTGtttgaagtcccccagcaggatcagAACCTGCAAGTGTGATGCTTCTGGTAGTTGAAGTAAGAACGCTCTGTCAACATCCTCCCCTGTAGTAGACACTAACCACgaggtttcctttgttggcttggcCTCTAATTttcacccataagctctcaaccTGTTCATCGCTgtctttcaaagacagctctgtgcaatcagtccatttttttttacacagatgGCAagccccctctgcccctccttccttgcctgtccctttactgagaagaaatggaaagctgATATACTAACTGAGCATAACTGCTAATTTCCTTGGTTTCCCTCCCAagtatttgaatttattttggaataCTAACCTTATTTCTTGTCTACaaatgttttcagcagagctgcagtgttTTAAACTTTAGTGTGAATTCTGCAGCCTTGTATTCCGTTTGCTTATTGCTATTTTCTTGTAAGGCCTGTCAAGTTGATAATCCATTGCCTTCAACTACAATATAATAAACATCTCTAAGAGATTTCCCTTGCTTTGCAGATGGACATAGAGCAATACATATAATTTAGCCTAACTGATATTTTCTAAATGCTAAAACAacacttttctttatttgcaaGGCAGAAGTAAATATAAACTGAAAGCACTCTATCCCTTTTCAAATAAACCCACTTGTAGTGGTGACTGAAAGGATTAATCACCTGCGGGACCTCATGTCTTTAAAGTTCATAAGGCCAAGCCCAGAATTCTCCATACTACTCTGTAGTCTGTGTGAAACGCTCTGAAGTGTGGCCCCTTTTTCTTAATAGCTCCACATAGATGTATGTGTTGGTATTATTGTTGTCTGTCAAACCAAAGTGTCAAAACAACATAAGCACTTAGAACTTAAGTTAACTTAGAACTTAAGCTTTACAGAGTCTGGGTATGTCATCAGTGCCCTGATCTTCCAGGTAGCCGGGTGATTCCCCCCCCTCAAGTATGATATGCCAGTTTGAAACTTGTATCTGAACATTTGATAATGAACACTTGATGAATTTCAAAAACATAGTCCTATGTAATGTCTCAAGTAGATCAgtccttatcttttttttctttctttttttttctgttttgtatccTGAGGATAGGAGCAGTTTTTTGCCTAACAGACATGCAAATACCCTTATATAACTTTTTAGGTGGGAGTAAAGTAAACACAGTGCTATAAGAAAGGTACAGATGGCACTTTCATGCAActgttttttcatgttaaatgcTTATCTTTCATTTAATACTTTCCTAGGTCAGGAGCAGATGAATTCAGCTAGctttcttgcttccttccttcctcagaTTCTGCTATAATATTGCGTTAGCTCATGCTATAACTCAGTGCACATTTCTACACTGTTCGTTGTATTTACTAGACATAACAGAATTGTTGCATAATGCTAGTCTTATGCATGGCATTAATCTAAAATGATAGGGGTAATTAAGGAGGCTTATATTAGTATGGTGAAGAATCTTTTGAAGCTCCTCTCTTATTCCCAGAATGTGAGTTTGACAGAATAAAATGGGCCTTGTTTTGGTATATAATTGCTGAATGTGTGCATTGCTGTTCTCAAGTTCAGGACTGTGCAGGCTGAGTCTGACTGTGCTCTGATTCTGTGCTCTGATTCTGTGCTTTCCTCCCGTGTAGGTAATATTTGCAGAATTGTTTCAGCTTCCATCTCCACCACATATTGAGGTTATGTACACAGCACTCCTCATTGAACTGTGCAAACTCCAGCCTGGCTCTTTACCACAAGTTGTATCCTTTTCATGCTGCTAAAGagcctttttaaaatggagtatttttttattttgttctgtacaAGATGGAATAACAATAAATGTCAGCAGTaataaattttccttctttccatatTTAGCTGTATGAAACTTTGCCAATAACACTGATCACATGAAGGAATAACACAGCTCAACCGTCATAAGTAAAGCCTGCATTCGCATCTAAGCCTGTTCTTTAGCTTGCAGACCAGGCAAACTGAGAGACCTTGTTCCGATTCTTCCTCAGATCTTTTTGAGGAGCCCTCTTGTAGCCAAGGGATGGAATAAATAACTTGCGTGATTCTGAGCCCTGTTTTTACATCAGGGCAGCTTGTGGCATGGCTATAGTCACATTAAaacctggaaaaggaaaggaaattattcaTTTCTTAAATCTTTTGTTGTAACAGCAGTATGAGTGCTCCTAGTCCATCTCACTGCAAAGTGTAGTAGATAAATTAACCTGTTTGAGTTTGCACTGAAATGGACTAGGAGTATTCATAAAGTCAATAATAATCTCTCAGGTCAGAGAGTAGCTAATGGTGAGGAAGGAAGTATCAGCTCCTAGCTAATTCTGAGTATTGCATTGGCCCATTTTCATTGTAGTTTTAGATTGTGGCTAATGAGCTACAGTCACTGAGAATGGAGGACTAACAGACATACCTACTGGTAATTCCATTCCCAAATTTTTATTCTACTGCTTGAAATCACCCAGTGGGTGAAATCACCCACATAGCCTAAACTCTCACTGAGACTATCCCTAAAATTGTGGGTACCTGCTTGCAGTAAGTATCAATAGGGATACAGCAACAAAGAATCAGGGTTGGCTGGCCACGGTCTTTGGGTCAGGCCAGCGTGGACGTACTTTCTTGAGCTGTTAATGATGAGCAAAGATGGTCTGTTGATTAGGCAGCAACAGGATCATGTGAAGCTAAAACTGTGAGATCATAAAAATGTGGTCCATAACGAAGTTGATATCCATTCATATCATTAGTGTGCAGTTTTGTTGTCTCATGGTGGGGATTCTGGCTTCCAGTAAAAGCAGCTAATGGTCTCACTgtaattaatggaaaaaacagacttgGATTAGAGAATAGGTGTTACTTATTGGAGAAAACTGcatgtttcattatttatttattcctgtgGCCTTTTCAAAATGGGGTAAGTCATGATATAGAGACAGGGAGCTGTCAGTAGAGAGTTGACGAAATCATCTCTGAAAAATGGAGTAACTTATGATTTCAGATGCTTCTCTGTTAACTTTAATAAGAAACTTTCAGCTTGCACAAGCCACAGAAATGCTTTACATGCGCTTGGATACAATGAATACTACATGTATAGACAGGTAAGTATGTATTTTGGGgacaacagaaaatgtttctcatttttcttgtgCATTGGATATTGatgcatttttgaaaaggaTCATCTGAAATCCTTGATAAACAGTTTGGTTCtgtacaaaatgtttttggGGCTCTAGACTTGAGCCATCTGAAGAGAAGGTAAGGGATGGACTGACCACttgcctctcttcccccagaaACTCTTTCCTTCAAGTCACTAGTCTGATTAGCTATACAGTGCAGCTATAAAAAATATGACAACTCTTCCACATCCATACCCCTTCTGTTATGTACTACTTTCTCCTCCCTATTGggctgaggaaggaaagagttGGAAGTGGGTTTATGGGAAGGTTGGCTAGCTGGAAAAGAGCAATGGTGTTTCTGTGGTTTGAGTGGTCTGCGTTATGTAGAACTAAAATTACTGtgcaaaaatgtgaaaaccTGTAGACTTGCACTAAGTTTTTTTCACTGCTTATTTTAGTAAGTCATTAGTCTTGTATATGCACCAGAACAAGAGAGACTGCACATTCATCCATAAAGGCTGGCTTTTGACTCTCAATTCAGTCTTTTTGTATGAGTCAACATCGATGTCTATTTAATGCATTCATGACTACAGATTGGAGAGTTTGGGCTTATCTTTGAGATTTTCTTATAGATGTATTCTACTTGTCAATTAGGAGgtttgtggggatttttttgtttgttgtttttctttgcagttctgGTATTTAATagaactttcttcttttaaaaaaggtttattaACTGGTTTTCCCACCACCTGAGTAACTTTCAGTTCCGTTGGAGCTGGGAAGATTGGTAAGTCAGTCTCTGTCTCCCATCAGAACTTAAACCTTCAAACTTATCCAGCAAATGTCACAACATAGTGGTTCTGTTAATTGCTTTCCACTAACACTTTTGATCCCTCCCCCCACCTGTTTACTGCTATTCCTTGGTAGACAAGGTTGGTAACCTTTAGTCACTATAAAAACAATCCCAGTTTTCTGTAATGAATATCCAAGCATTACTGTGTTCTGTAAACAGTGGAAACCTGATTTGCTTGTAGATTTTTGTCCTTATCACCTCAGTCAGTTGTTTGCAAGCTTTTCAGAAGGGTTCTCCTACTTATCAGTAATTTGCCTTGACTCTCCTTCCCTTTGGCTCCCTGCATTCATATGTGTAACCTCACTCTCTGAGTGCCATCCTAACATgacaccccccaccctccccctgAATCTTGATCTTTTGGCTTCTAGCAGgagctccctgcaccccctcaGTGCCTAACCATAGCTTTCCCAAAGCCTTTTATTCCAGGTACCATGCCTTCTGCTTACTCCCAtcctgtcctgctcccacataTAAAGAAAGATTACTTGGGGGCTTAGTCCTCCCTACAGTCTAACTTCTGCAGCCTGCTACCATACCTGCATCCCATAGCCAATGTGCCTAGGTGTCCCTGGGAAGAGGGGTGCAGCCCTGTATGTGATGCATTACTTTAGATTTACTTATGTCCCCTGTGTTGTGCCAATTGGGAGTTGTGCGTTTGCTGATTATCAAGTTTGTTCATGTTGACTGACCAAGTGGGAGCCTCCAAATAGCTGTTTTTTCATTGCCTGCATTCCCCTTGTTGGGAACACTGATGTGGATATCTCTCTACCAAGCTGccagttttcacaaaacttttaAGAATATAACTGTCTTTGagacttctctttctctgaaatatatttaatatcaGCTAAGAACCCAAAAATTGTTTGGAGGGAGGAACATAGTGAAATCACACAAGCTTTGTTTCCTCGGGAAAGCAGTCTAACCAACAGAGCAAacactgctttaatttttcagagaagcCATTCAAAAAGTTACCTTATGAAGATGGGATTCCTAAGATTGCTAATGGCCAATAAGGAAATAGTGATAGACTGGCTCCTTATCTTCAAATTGTGTACACTGTAAAACATGAAAGTCTAAAACAGTCTGCTGACTAGGGAGTAATCTGCTGGTCAGCTGCTGTGGGTGATGCCTGTTTAGCTGGTAAGCAGAAATGCAGCTCCCAGagtacagaaaacagaagtagttAGAAGGGCAGTCAGCACACCAGGGAGCTCCAGACAGTGTGGGGCTGTACAGCAGTGGTGGTGATGCGCCACAGGGCTCTGTCCCCAGCACTGGTTGGAAACAACACCCCTGGTAAATTAAAAGTCTTGTTCCAGATGGAGCTTTAGAGGAAGAATGTTGCTGTCGAGGTCTGGGGCTGCAGGAATTGCCTGAAGCAGGAGGTAGTGGTGGTTTTGCTTGTGGGAGGTGTGCTCTAGTCAAAGAGCAGAGTTGCCAGGTAAAGGAGCTGTGTAAGGAGGTGAGCAGGCTGTTGTAGCATTAGGGAAGGCAAAGGGATCAACAGGGTCTGCACAGAGACCTTGCAAAGACCAGAGCCTGAACCACATAGTGCAAGGAAGAAGGGACAGCAAGAAGCTACGCTTAAACCAGTGGTGGATGGAGATAGCCAAGATGAGGGAGGCCGGAGACTTGTAACttctggagcaggagaaaggctCCTTCTCCTTAGGATCTGCCCTTAGATCTGAACTTATAGGATCAGTACAGTCCTGTAATAGCTAATGCAGGGAACAGGCTCTGTAAGGGAGGCTTCAGAGCCAGCTGGGCATGAATTGTGCATTAGCACCAGGAGGTAGCAGCGGATGATAATGGTTGgagatccctttctgcaggggaTGGAGGCACCCATCTGCTGACCAGACATGCTGTCATGGAAGGTTTGTTTCTTGCTAAGGGCCCATATCCAGGATGGTTGTGGAGAGACTGTTAAGACTTGTCTGGCCCTTGGACTATTACCTCTTGCTGCTCATCCATGTGGGCACCAATAACACTGCCAGGGGAGACCTGGAATATATCAAGAGTAACTACAGAGCTCTGGGGACAAAGGTGAAGGACATGGGTAGTATTCTCAAACCTACATGAGGAGTGGATGCATTCTGTGAGTTAACAGCTGGCTGCATGGCTGGTGTTGCAGGCAGCACTTTGGCTTTTATGACTGTGGGTCCCTCTGAGGAATGAGGATTGCTAGGGAGAGCCAGGATCCATCTGACAAGGTGAGGCAAGAGCATCTTTGCCAACAGGCTTGCCAACCTGGTGAGAATGGCTTTCAATTAGGTATGTTGGGTGATGGAGTTCATACCATGAAGTGACATGAGGGAATGGAAAATGGGGTGGAAAGTACATGGGGTGGGGTGATGGGAGCGAGAAAGCACTTGGAAGGATAAAGCAGGACAAAAGGGCCCCCTTCAAGTGCCTGTGCACAAATGCATACAGCCAGGGAAACAAACAAAGTGCTAGAGCTCTGTGTGCAGATGAAGAACTGTGATGAGTAGCTGAGCTGTGGTGGGAGAGCTCATATAACTACAGTTCTGTAATGGATGGATTCAGACTCTTCCAGAaaagacaggcagggaagaagaggagggagtTGCCCTCTATGTGAAGGACCGGATTGAATACATGGACCTCTTCTATGGAATGGGCAACAGGCTGATTGAGAGCTTGTTGGTCAAGATGGGAGGAGAGGCCAGTGAGGGTGACATCATGGTGGGAGTTACAAACTACCTGATCAGGATTAGAAAGCAGTCAGTCATCTTTAAACAACTGGAGGAATTCTCTGGATCCCAGACCCTGTTCTTTATGGAGGACTTAAACctccctgacatctgctggaagggCAACACAGAGGGATGCAAGTAGTCAAGGAGATTTCTGGAGGGTGTCAGGAATAACTTCTTGACACAGGTACTGGATGGGCCAATCAGGAGTGACACACAGCTGAATCTGCTATTCACTAACAAGAAAGAACTGGTTGAGGATGTGATAATCAATGGCAGCCTTGGCTGTAGCGACCATGAAATAGTGGAGCTCAAGATCCTGAGGGGAGTGAGGAAGAAGAGTAGCAGAATACAGACCCtagacttcaggagagcagatgCGATCTTATTCAGGGGACTGGTAGGGAGGATCCCATGAGAGACAGCTCTGAAGGGCAAAGGAACTCCAAAGAGCTGCCAGGTCTTTAAGGACACCCTCCTCCAAGTACGTGAATGGTCTATCCTGATACTCAGGAAACCAAGTAGGCCAGCTTGGCTAATCAGGGAGATCATAACTGAGGTCCAATGCAAAAGGATGTGCACAGGAGGTGGAAGGAAGGACAGTCTACAAAGGAGGAATTTGGAAACATTGCCTGGGCATGCAGGGATGGtattaggaaagccaaagctcaacTTGAATTGAGATTTGCAAAGGACATAAAGGGCAATGAGAGCTTCTGCTGCTACATTATCagtaaaagaataaacaaggaaaatgcaggCCTGCAGCTGAATGGGGCAGATGATTTAGTGACAGCAGAGGTAGCTAAGGTACTCAAtgccttttttgcctcagtcttcacaaACATGGTCTCCCGAGTCTCTGTGCTTAGAGATAGTGTTCAAGGAGGAGAAGAATTACCAGTAGTGGAAGAGGATCAAGTCGGGAATCTCTTGAGAAATCTCAATCCATACAAATTCATGGGACCAGATGGGCTGCAcctgagggtgctgggagagctggcCAATTTCATTGTGAGGCTGCTCTCTATTGTCTTTGAAAGGCTGTGTAGATCAGGAGAGGTCCCTGATAACTGGAGAAAGGTAAATGTTGCACCCATTTTCAAAAAAGGCCAACAGAACAATCTGTGGAACTATAAGCTTGTCAGTCTCACTTTGGTCCCTGGGAAAATCATGGAGTGAGTCCTCTTGGAACACATTTCTGAGCACAAGGGATAAGAAGGTGACTGGGAACAGTCAGTATGGGTTTACCAAGggtaaatcatgcctgaccaacctcATTGCCTTGTATAATGAAAGGACTAAATttgtggatgaggggagagcagggaatgTCATCCACCTTGACTTTAGAAAAGCTTTTACGTGGTCTCCTACAGCATCCTTGTATCCAAATTGGATTGTTATGGTCTAGATGGATGAAAGCCTGTCTGGTTTGTCAGGCTCAGAGGGTAGTGGTTAATGGTTTGTACTCTACCTGGAGCCTGGTTACAAGTGGAGTACTACAGGGGTCAGTCCTGGGACCTGTCCTGTTTAagatctttatcaatgacctgtAGGGGACAGAATGCACCCTCATCAAGCTTGCAGACAACATTACATTTGGGCGTGCAGTTGATATGCTTGAGGACAGGGCTGTCATTCAGAGGGACCTattcaggctggagaaatggccTGAGAGGAACCTCCCAAAATTCTACAAGGACAAACGCAGAGTCCTGTACTTGGAATGAACTAACCCCCTGCAGTGGTGCAGGTGGGGGACtgactggctggggagcagctctgctgaaaaggacttggggatcCTGCCTATTGTCCTTAGGCTAAACACAAGCCAGTAGTGTGCCTTGGCAGTGACAAAGGCCAAACAGTATCCTGGGCAGTGTCAACAGGAGTGCATCCAGTAGattgagggaagtgattattCCCCTTTACTTGGCACTTGTTAGACTTCATCtagagtactgtgtccagttttggcCCCCCCaatacaagacagacattgagaAACTGGTGGGAGTTAATCAGAGGGCCACCAAGCTGGTCAGGGGTCTGCAGCATATGCtctatgaggagaggctgagggaactgtgcttgttcagcctggagaagagaaggcttcaggGGGACCTAATAGCAGCCTTCTAATACCTACGAGGAGGTTACTGAGAGGATGGGGCCAATCTCCTTACTGAGGTGCATGACAGGAGGATGAGAGACAGTGGCCATAAATTCAAACAGGGGAGGTTCCATCTGgatataaagcaaaatatttaattgtgaGGATAAGCACTAGAGCAGgggcccagagaggttgtggcatctccatccttggaggttttcagaACTGATTGGACAAAACCCTTGAGTGACCTGGTTTGAATTCATTGTTGACcatgctttgagcaggaagTTGGAGTAGGTAGCCTCCTGAGATtctttccaacctgaatgatttTCTGAATTGCGATTATCCAGTGAATGTTCCCTACCTGTTGTATCAGACCAAAACAGATTAGaacacaaatacatttgttaGAAATTAtcgtgtggggtttttttggtttttgtttttttgggtttttttgataggTCAGACTGTCTTACTCAGGACCTTGAGAAGCCCAAATCCAAATTTGTGAGAGAGGTTTTGGAAAAATGCATGAGGTAAGTAAGACTTCCGAACATCTTGCTTTTGTAGTTACGTTAAATTGAAGTTTGGTCATTGCTTCTAGGTAATGATGCATTCCTTTTAATGTGGCTCTTGTCTTAAGCATACATATTTTCTCAGTTAACTTTTTTAGCTAAAGTCTGTTCTGTTGTCTTGCTCAGTTTTGTTATAGTGTATCTGTTGTAGGGCACTGCTTTTCCTAGTGGACTGGGGGACAAATAGGTGGAGCAAGTGGAGGTGACATCCCACTTGTTCATGCTTCTAGGTACAAATTAAGAAGGCTTTACTTTTTCTGCTTGGGGGTAGGTAAAAAGAGTTGACAAtagagcaggcagggaaggaaaaagagttCAGGTAATTTGCTGGAAAACAGTGGTTATTCACAGAAATACGGGGGTTTATTGTATCTAGTTTAAGATAAATAAGTATCTTGATTGTTCTGGGCATCTCTGATTCTCATGGACCttaaaaagaagctgcaaaagcaCAACAGCTGTCAGGATTGGGCTAATGATTGTGGAAATGGGAGGTATAGGAGAGTGCAAGagcaaaatattcaaagaaCCTATGTAATTTAgtattttacatggaaaaagcTTACCTGTTGTTTTGCAAGAGTTTAATATACGAAGTGTGAAATTGTTGTGCtgcaatgtttcattttgtctgtGGGTCCTTTTGATTTTACTGCAAATTTAGTAGAGGAATTCAGTGTTTGTAAGGTAAGTAAGATGGAAGGTAAAATGAAGCCATTTggtttaatctttttttttttctttttccccccccccccccccgcttttaATACCGGTATTTTACCAGTTGTCCCTGTAGCATCTTAGACTTGTGTGAGGATGAAATTCTAGTATTAAGCATCTACTAGAAAGTTTTGATTAAGTTAGCTCTTGCTATCTGTCAGGAACTACCATTGCATTGAGTaaactttttgatttttttttttttttttgcacagtccaaattaaaaaataggaaaaatactttaaatcaGTGAGTTGAGTCAGCCCTGATGATGATATGCCATTATAATTCTACTGCTGTGAAACTTACTTTTGTAGGCTTTCCTACCATCAGCGAATAATAGACATTGTTCCTCCAAGCTTTTCTGTCCTCAGTCCTGCAAACCCAGTGTGTATTTACAAATATGGAGATGAAAGCAATAGTAAGTATTTAAGTTACTGAAATTTCAATTCCAAGcaaattgttttaaagcaatGGAATGTCCTAGCTTGAGTGTCAAGTCACTTAACTTCATGAAGAactcagctgaaataaatatgcttGATTTTGATCTAGTGCTATGTCCAGATCTTTCTAAtctaaacctttttttaaaaaataaaaaacagtctAGCTGTATGAAGTTAAATCATGCTGAGGTGACTGCAGTCTAGGTGCTACAGCATTGCTTTGGTTTGCCAGGagtctaaaaaaagaaaatttcatttatttccatcaTTCAGGCAGAATACTGTGCAGAAATGAATGTAGCAAAAGATAATATGGACTTGTTTTTGAATGAATGGGGCACTTAACAATAAAAGATTTTACTAAACAAATTTGGTTTAATGATGCaagcagagaggcagcaaaTCATGTGAAGGATCTGTCATTATCAAAGGCAGAGATAAGTGAGAAAATGCAGGTAAGTAAGTATTGCATTTTCAAGAAGCTGATGGAAATTAGAATGGAGTTTTAATTAGGGGAGTTATTCCCCCCTCAACTCTGAAGGTGCTAGAAAAGGGCTTGAATGTGTGAAGAATAGGAAACCCACTGATGAATTTTATGGAATGGTCATGTGGACAGTGGTATTGGGAGCAGCAAGTTTTGGGGTAGCTGGGAAGTGTACATGCTTCTCTGAGAAACACGCTgatgtaaaaatattcattcCATCCTAGACTTGAAAAGGATTATATgaactttctgttttcatttaggGTCTCTTCCGATGTGAAGGACCGGATTGAATACATGGACCTCTTCTATGGAATGGGCAACAGGCTGATTGAGAGCTTGTTGGTCAAGATGGGAGGAGAGGCCAGTGAGGGTGACATCATGGTGGGAGTTACAAACTACCTGATCAGGATTAGAAAGCAGTCAGTCATCTTTAAACAACTGGAGGAATTCTCTGGATCCCAGACCCTGGATCTCAGACCCTGAGCCACCAAATAGCTGTTTTTTCATTGacttgagagatgtgggaacagtgattgccagtgaaaacggaggcaaaacaaaatcgttgagtacctcagccttcccCAAGTCGGTTGTCACTAGAGCTCCTGTCTTATTTATTGGGGGGGGTGGCATGGGGGTGGTGTACGTTTTctttagtcttccttttctggccaacgcacctgtagaagcccttcttatgattcttcacatcccttgccaaattcagctccagctgtgccttagctttcctgatcccatccctacacacccgggcagcatccctatattcttcccaggacgcgtgtccctgcttccactcactatgcatttccttcttgcgCTTCAGCTCGACCAGAAGGTccttactcagccatgctggtctcctgccttccttgcctgatttcttacgCATGGGAatcgagagctcttgtgctctacGAAAAACg harbors:
- the LOC140651200 gene encoding nuclear cap-binding protein subunit 1-like, producing MPRVIFRMFDYTDDPEGPVMPGSHSVERFVIEENLHCIIKSHWKERKTCAAQLLSYPGNNKIPLNYHIVEVIFAELFQLPSPPHIEVMYTALLIELCKLQPGSLPQVLAQATEMLYMRLDTMNTTCIDRFINWFSHHLSNFQFRWSWEDWSDCLTQDLEKPKSKFVREVLEKCMRLSYHQRIIDIVPPSFSVLSPANPVCIYKYGDESNSKYLSY